From Pyxicephalus adspersus chromosome 7, UCB_Pads_2.0, whole genome shotgun sequence, a single genomic window includes:
- the LOC140334732 gene encoding olfactory receptor 1G1-like produces the protein MESNTSIHVFHILPFFVNAGNKLFILNSVLFLLIYLIGILVNFIIITVICVDLHLHTPMYLFLCNLSITDLCFTTITVPKLLYILFSGNNTISFTQCFIQMYFFFLADITEVMVIFTMAFDRYVAICYPLDYHRILNKNICMLIIMITWICGSLGSSLFICSILKLVFCSTFTIHHFFCDAKALLNISCSGTKMFYIVMYVDFLLFGFLPVVCNFMSYLKIIKVILRIKSKDGRRKTFSTCSSHLIVMAIYYGSGVSVYMMPPSDQYDILEQILTVFYTTVVPMLNPLIYSLRNKQLNNSLQKFLS, from the coding sequence atggAAAGCAATACATCTATACATGTATTCCACATTTTACCATTCTTTGTGAATGCTGGCAATAAACTGTTTATATTGAACTCTGTCCTCTTTTTATTAATCTATTTGATTGGGATTCTGGTAAACTTCATTATCATTACAGTGATATGTGTGGATCTCCATTTGCACACCCCAATGTATCTATTTCTCTGTAACTTGTCCATTACTGATCTATGTTTTACAACTATTACTGTTCCAAAACTCCTCTACATCCTATTCTCTGGGAATAACACCATATCCTTTACACAATGCTTTatccagatgtattttttttttctagcagacaTTACTGAGGTCATGGTTATATTTACAATGGCATTTGATCGATATGTTGCAATTTGTTACCCTTTAGATTATCACCGTATACTTAACAAGAACATTTGcatgttaataataatgattacctGGATCTGTGGTTCTTTAGGTTCATCTTTATTTATCTGTTCCATTTTGAAATTGGTCTTCTGTTCAACATTTACGATTCACCATTTTTTCTGTGATGCCAAAGCTCTGCTCAACATTTCTTGTAGTggaactaaaatgttttatattgtaatgtatgtagattttttattatttgggtttCTTCCAGTTGTTTGCAACTTCATGTcatatttaaagattattaagGTGATATTACGTATTAAATCCAAGGATGGCAGAAGAAAAaccttctccacctgctcatcccacctAATAGTCATGGCCATCTACTATGGATCAGGTGTATCGGTGTATATGATGCCACCATCAGACCAATATGACATACTGGAACAGATCCTAACCGTGTTCTACACCACAGTGGTCCCCATGTTGAACCCTCTCATATACAGTCTACGaaacaaacaactaaataacTCTTTGCAGAAATTTTTGTCATAA